In Phaseolus vulgaris cultivar G19833 chromosome 3, P. vulgaris v2.0, whole genome shotgun sequence, the sequence atttttctatttttcaaaatatgttaTTTATGTTAGTTTTTCTTTGCAATAAGTCTTATAATATAGTTTCGTTTGGTTATAAAACATTGGATATACAATTACACAAAGAAGATTAGTTGATTGATCTTCACCAACCTTTACCGGACtcacaaataaatatatttaaaaaattttcaTTATGTGTGTTTGGATTTAAGGGAGAATGTGTAGAGATTTAAGGAAGTAAATGTGTGAAGATTTGAGAAGAAAGGCTGAAGAAAGTGCGTGTGTTTGAATTATGGTATGTTAGAATGATATGTGAAAAAAGTTGATTGAATTTTGTGAGTGATGAAATGATTGTGACAAAGTTTtgaattagttttaaaattgtagaatgtaagtttacaattttatcactgtttttaaaaatattttaatactgaaatatgaagtattttttgtgtaaattttaattaattatttttttaaaaattattttcaataccgttgaataattattttcttttaaaaatgagTTTCTTATTATTcttggaaaataattttttttcataaatataataagtttctaagtgatgtgatgattgcgattataattttatttatttttaattaataaaatattaagattacaaatttatttttatattttaaaaattaattaattatttatatatttatttattttaaaattaaataataataatctaaatatttaaatattacaataataataatatttaaaaaataatttataaaataataataaaattataaagaataatattaattaaaataatgataaaaattataaattaaaataattaaataaatttattaaataataataatattaataataatttattttatttgtatcaaatatataatataatggaTTATGTTATAGAATTTATATAGattatcaattatatattatttataatcggttatatattttattataattatataatgattttatttttattataaatatatttaatatttttgttttgtgatAAGATTTGATCtttactctttttttctttaatatgtcaaaacaaaatctggaaaaaattgagaaaattaCCTATGTTGACATGTGTTTCCACAACAACCTCTGCATATAAGATGAACATATTTTTTACTGTTTATGTGgatatttttttcacattttcgCGCACATCACTAGATCCAAATAGTGGATATCAGCGCACATCCTTCCTTGTAAATAGTATTCCATTGAAACAAACATAGGGTTAACCTCTATCTTAGAGTAATTATATATGAGACAAGTCTTCTTAAGATGTTTGTTTTCGTAATTCTatcatgtaaataatttggCTTTTAAGCGGAAATGGTGTGATTTATATCATGTCAGATGCACATAACTTTCGTTATGTTATGTGTGTGGTCAATGTTGAAGTTGTGTCCTATTTTCACGAGTTTAGTTGAATGATTTTGTGTAGAAGTTGTGTGGTCGTTGAACGACTTTGCTTAAGCTTGtgattatgtttaattaaaatcGTGTCACTTGTGCACGACTTCGACTttgttttcttataaaaaagaaaaaaaaattatatttacaacaaaattattaaatataaactaattttaaataccaaaataattagttactatttgactaaattatagattattttataaactactttagatagcaatgatttttattagtatctaatttagtcaatatattaactaattatttttatctctaagattagtttttatttaatgattttctaatagtgtatattttaattatgtcaCATAATACTTTAGAACACTAATTAAATAGGTTTTGATATACTTATAAGTTTGCACGACTATTGACTAGTTAAGAAGGAATTTACCAACTCTAAGTAACGAGTTTGatctatataataattttaaaaaaaaaaatcttagttAGAGTAaattgaagaaataaaaaaaaattgtttaagtcATTAATAATAAGTTAATTAACTCATTAGAGTTTTACTTTCGTATCATACTCTAAAATTAACTCTGAACCATCAaggtgaaataaaatattaacactATTTCTAATGGttcttaaaagtaaaatattatcaTTACATGTTATCTAAGCATTGAGAAGTATTGTTAGAGTTTTACATTGAATAATATATTACTGAATTTGAACATAACAAGTcacgaaaaaaatattatgatacatatcattattgaaaaaaaaaattcattaaaattgTTCAACATATACGTATCATTAttcttttagtttataaaattagatATAAGGTAAATTCTTCATTGTGCGATCGTAATATTGTATTACCAAATGCATGAACATTGAAGTTTCacttttaataatatgaaatagGGAAAAGTAAGACACAGTCATAAAATCAAAGAGTTGATTTAAGTGTTTTCGCAACAACTTAATAGTTTGTTGGGTGGAAGGTAGTTAAGACTTGAGATAGAGTTTGTAAATATGGAGATGTCGAAACATTTGAGTGATTATCAATGATCATATTCTattatgaaagaaaaataatatttcaaggATTGGATAccacttaaaaataataataagtgaGAGATAGTTTTTGTATAGAAAAGTTGCATGAAAACATGTTTGAAGTGAAAAGAGAGTGTGACATTGATTTCTCTGTTAGAATTATAAAGTGACTTTACGTGTGAATATATGATGACCCGGACCCTGGATGAAATGCATCTACTAGGGGGAGGATATATACAGAAGAGAGGATCCGGGTCCTACCACAGAAAGTGAATTGAGTAAggaaaaaaatccaaaactggTATAAATTACAAGTTATAGCTAGATACCTTTTTCCATCAAACGTAGCATAGTAGGTgtctatatataaatatagagATAATGCGATAAAGCAGTTACGGAGGCTTGAGGAAACGTTGCAACCAACATGACAAAGCAGAAAGAGAGAACGAAAGAGAGCAAACTGAGCACCTACATGAAGGCACCCTTAAGATTCCTGAAGAAGGCAAGGGACATGTACGTCAGAGGCATGATCCGCTGCTCTGCCCAATTGTCCCACGTCGACGCTGCAATGGGCTGCCCCACCGGCCAACTTTGCACGCTTCCCAGAAGCTTCAGCGTTGGCTCAGCCACCAGATCCACCGCAAGCGACGACGACTTCAAGGAGCTCATAAGGGCCGCGTCACTCAGAAGCTATGGCCCGGGCTTTGAGTTTGGCGAAGCTGCAgtcatgaaaatgaaaatgtctCGGAGTCGTAGCGCGGGAATCGGAAGGATCGACGAAGACAAGCCCTGCGAATTTGGAGATGATGCGATCATGGTCAGACCCAGACCCAATGTTTATCCACGAAGTAAAAGTTATGCTACCTCCAGAGGAGGACCAGGGTTGTTTTAGTTAACGTTAATGTTTGTTAATTACTATGTTTCTCGAGTACGAATGTATGGAAATAAATTGTGAAAATCGTTGATTGAAAGCCCCGGAGTCTGG encodes:
- the LOC137805675 gene encoding uncharacterized protein, producing the protein MTKQKERTKESKLSTYMKAPLRFLKKARDMYVRGMIRCSAQLSHVDAAMGCPTGQLCTLPRSFSVGSATRSTASDDDFKELIRAASLRSYGPGFEFGEAAVMKMKMSRSRSAGIGRIDEDKPCEFGDDAIMVRPRPNVYPRSKSYATSRGGPGLF